The following proteins are co-located in the Billgrantia tianxiuensis genome:
- a CDS encoding YjiH family protein, giving the protein MAIPEPATRKLHGGAWITAAKLFVPSALGILIFFVPVTLGGRQTILLDHMVTAARGLLGEAAGLYALALILAGAAYPLWKGTWKRNLTERIFTVLKLAGVAVAVMALTGWGPALLHEPDMLPFLFDKLVIPVGLIVPIGAVFLALLIGYGLLELVGVLLQPVMRPIWRTPGRSAIDAVASFVGSYSIGLLITNRVYQAGQYSAREAAIIATGFSTVSATFMIIVARTLELMSVWNLYFWLTLAITFVVTAVTVRLPPLARMDNARSDGEPEAIPGKRLATAWKTGLAVADRAPGLHRSVALNVREGLLMAISILPSIMSVGLLGLLVAKYTPLFEWLGLLFYPFVAIWGLEDGMALAQASAAGLAEMFLPALLMTEAEFVARFAAGVVSVSAVLFFSASIPCILATSIPLSVGRIVAVWFLRVALSLMLAVPAGYLVQAMSGA; this is encoded by the coding sequence ATGGCGATACCGGAACCGGCCACCCGCAAATTGCATGGTGGCGCCTGGATCACGGCAGCCAAGCTGTTCGTGCCCAGCGCACTGGGCATCCTGATCTTCTTCGTTCCCGTCACCCTCGGCGGGCGCCAGACCATCCTGCTGGACCATATGGTCACCGCGGCCCGAGGCTTGCTGGGCGAAGCCGCCGGCCTGTATGCGCTGGCGCTGATCCTGGCCGGCGCGGCTTATCCATTGTGGAAGGGGACCTGGAAGCGCAACCTGACCGAACGCATCTTCACCGTGCTGAAGCTGGCCGGCGTGGCGGTAGCCGTGATGGCGCTGACGGGCTGGGGGCCAGCGCTACTGCATGAGCCGGACATGCTGCCGTTCCTGTTCGACAAACTGGTGATACCGGTGGGGTTGATCGTACCGATCGGTGCGGTATTCCTGGCGCTGCTGATCGGCTACGGGCTGCTGGAGCTGGTCGGTGTATTGCTGCAGCCGGTCATGCGGCCGATCTGGCGCACGCCGGGACGCAGTGCCATCGATGCGGTGGCTTCGTTCGTGGGTAGTTACTCGATTGGACTGCTGATTACCAACCGGGTCTACCAGGCGGGGCAGTACTCGGCACGCGAAGCGGCCATCATCGCCACCGGCTTCTCCACGGTTTCGGCGACATTCATGATCATCGTGGCGCGTACCCTGGAGCTGATGAGCGTATGGAATCTCTACTTCTGGTTGACGCTGGCGATCACCTTCGTGGTCACCGCCGTCACCGTCCGCCTGCCGCCGCTCGCTCGAATGGACAATGCCCGGAGCGACGGTGAACCCGAGGCAATACCCGGCAAGCGGCTGGCCACCGCGTGGAAGACCGGCCTGGCAGTGGCGGACAGGGCGCCGGGGCTGCATCGAAGCGTGGCGTTGAACGTGCGGGAAGGGCTGCTAATGGCGATCAGCATCCTGCCGTCGATCATGTCGGTGGGATTGCTTGGGCTGCTGGTGGCCAAGTACACCCCGCTGTTCGAGTGGCTGGGGCTGCTGTTCTACCCCTTCGTGGCGATCTGGGGGCTCGAGGACGGCATGGCACTGGCCCAGGCATCCGCGGCAGGACTGGCAGAAATGTTCCTTCCCGCATTGCTGATGACGGAAGCCGAGTTCGTCGCCCGTTTCGCTGCCGGCGTGGTATCGGTCTCGGCGGTGCTGTTCTTCTCCGCTTCGATTCCCTGCATCCTGGCGACCAGCATTCCGCTCTCGGTAGGGCGCATCGTGGCGGTGTGGTTCCTGCGCGTGGCGTTGAGCCTGATGCTTGCCGTGCCGGCAGGTTACCTGGTCCAGGCCATGAGCGGCGCCTGA
- the hutI gene encoding imidazolonepropionase: MTTSPPIRRLWRDVTLFDGMDTLPEPMAVIVEGGRIVRVMPSARLADDEAANCTLQGTGGVLTPGLVDCHTHLVFGGSRADEFESRLEGASYEEIARRGGGILSTVHATRAASEEALFQAAKSRLEALMREGVTTVEIKSGYGLSVADELKMLRVARRLGEALPVRVVTTLLGAHALPPEFKDDSNGYIDLVCREMIPAAAEQRLADAVDVFCEKIAFSVAQCERVFEAAEAHGLPIKAHAEQLSNLGGSAMAARHGALSADHIEYLDEAGVAALREAGSVAVLLPGAFHTLRETQLPPIAALREAGVPMAIATDANPGSSPLFMPTLMLNFACTLFRLTPREALAGMTAHGARALGLHRQSLGRIAEGAPADLCLWDAKTPAELAYAVQPGRLRQRIYQGVLTHGQDQH, translated from the coding sequence ATGACCACGTCCCCACCGATCCGCCGACTCTGGCGCGACGTCACACTGTTCGATGGCATGGATACCCTACCCGAGCCGATGGCGGTCATCGTCGAGGGCGGGCGCATCGTGCGCGTCATGCCTTCCGCCCGGCTCGCCGACGACGAAGCCGCAAACTGCACGCTGCAAGGGACGGGTGGAGTGCTGACCCCCGGCCTCGTCGACTGCCATACCCACCTGGTGTTCGGCGGCTCGCGGGCCGATGAGTTCGAGAGCCGCCTGGAGGGTGCCAGCTACGAGGAGATCGCCCGGCGCGGTGGCGGGATACTGAGCACGGTGCACGCCACACGGGCCGCTAGCGAGGAAGCCCTCTTCCAAGCGGCGAAATCCAGGCTCGAAGCCTTGATGCGCGAAGGCGTGACGACCGTGGAGATCAAGTCCGGCTACGGACTGAGCGTGGCCGACGAGCTGAAGATGCTGCGCGTGGCGCGCCGCCTCGGTGAGGCACTGCCGGTGCGGGTGGTGACCACACTGCTGGGAGCCCATGCCTTGCCGCCAGAATTCAAGGATGACAGCAACGGCTACATCGATCTGGTATGCCGCGAGATGATTCCCGCTGCCGCCGAACAGCGCCTAGCCGATGCCGTGGACGTATTCTGCGAGAAGATTGCCTTCTCCGTCGCCCAGTGCGAGCGCGTCTTCGAAGCCGCCGAAGCCCACGGCCTGCCGATCAAGGCTCATGCCGAGCAGCTCTCGAACCTGGGCGGCAGCGCCATGGCCGCCCGCCACGGTGCACTTTCCGCCGACCATATCGAGTACCTCGACGAGGCCGGCGTCGCCGCCCTGCGTGAGGCCGGCAGCGTCGCGGTGCTGCTGCCCGGCGCCTTCCATACCCTGCGCGAGACGCAGCTGCCACCCATTGCTGCGCTACGTGAGGCCGGCGTGCCCATGGCCATCGCCACCGATGCCAACCCCGGCAGCTCGCCACTGTTCATGCCGACGCTGATGCTCAATTTCGCCTGCACCCTGTTCCGCCTGACACCCCGCGAGGCCCTGGCCGGCATGACCGCCCACGGTGCGCGCGCCCTCGGCCTGCATCGGCAATCGCTCGGACGCATCGCCGAGGGTGCCCCGGCGGACCTGTGCCTGTGGGACGCCAAGACGCCTGCCGAGCTGGCCTATGCCGTGCAGCCCGGCCGGCTTCGCCAACGTATCTACCAGGGAGTGCTGACCCATGGTCAAGACCAGCACTGA
- the hutC gene encoding histidine utilization repressor — protein MGSTLPLYLQIQQHLLRKINDGEWPAHHQIPPEERLARDFGVSRMTANKAIRDLVQQGYLTRQPGLGTFVTDRKAESSLVDVHNIAEEVRGRGHRYGNDVLLAEAIAADDEVALRLGVRLGTRVFHTRIVHRENGVPIQLEERFVNPRWVPDYLETDFSRHTPNEVLVAACPITDIEHVVEAIRVDSVTAEYLEIDVSLPCLSMIRRTWSGEHLISYARLIHPGDRYKLRSAVHRSNA, from the coding sequence ATGGGCAGCACGCTCCCGCTCTACCTGCAGATTCAGCAGCACCTGCTAAGGAAGATCAACGACGGTGAGTGGCCGGCGCATCACCAGATCCCTCCCGAAGAGCGCCTGGCTCGCGATTTCGGCGTCAGCCGCATGACCGCCAACAAGGCGATCCGCGACCTGGTGCAGCAGGGCTACCTGACTCGCCAGCCGGGGCTCGGCACCTTCGTTACCGATCGCAAGGCGGAGTCGTCGCTGGTCGACGTACACAACATCGCCGAGGAGGTGCGCGGCCGCGGCCACCGTTACGGCAATGACGTGCTGCTCGCCGAAGCCATTGCCGCCGACGATGAAGTGGCGCTGCGCCTGGGCGTTCGCCTCGGGACCCGAGTCTTTCATACGCGCATCGTGCATCGTGAGAACGGCGTGCCGATCCAGCTCGAGGAGCGCTTCGTCAATCCGCGCTGGGTACCCGATTACCTGGAGACCGATTTCAGCCGCCACACGCCCAACGAGGTCCTGGTGGCGGCCTGCCCCATCACCGATATCGAGCACGTGGTCGAAGCGATACGGGTCGACAGCGTTACCGCGGAGTACCTGGAGATCGATGTCTCGCTACCCTGCCTGAGCATGATCCGGCGCACCTGGTCGGGCGAGCACCTGATCAGCTACGCACGGCTGATCCATCCGGGCGATCGCTACAAGTTGCGCTCCGCGGTGCACCGCAGCAACGCCTGA
- a CDS encoding cytochrome c oxidase subunit 3, protein MSVTLVFLAVMMALFGGWLFSHSINARPWVAQTDARSSQLPPALTASRVGLAVFLAVATSLFALTISAYLMRHEMGHDWQPLAVPGLLWWNSACLVLGSIALQSAWGAARRDNGPQLRRGLLVGGGFTIAFILGQALAWWQLQARGIYLSANPANAFFFLLTALHVLHLLGGLFAWSRSLFRLRRGATPRQMLASVELCALYWHFLLVVWGILFALLLTT, encoded by the coding sequence ATGAGCGTGACGCTGGTGTTCCTGGCGGTGATGATGGCGCTGTTCGGCGGCTGGCTGTTCAGTCACTCGATCAACGCTCGTCCCTGGGTGGCACAGACCGATGCACGGAGCAGCCAGTTGCCACCCGCGCTGACTGCCTCCCGTGTGGGGCTGGCGGTGTTCCTGGCCGTGGCCACGTCGCTGTTTGCGCTGACCATCAGTGCTTATCTGATGCGCCATGAGATGGGGCATGACTGGCAGCCGCTGGCGGTACCCGGCCTGCTGTGGTGGAACAGCGCCTGCCTGGTGCTCGGCAGCATAGCGTTGCAGTCCGCCTGGGGGGCGGCTCGTCGTGACAACGGGCCGCAGTTGCGGCGGGGCCTGCTGGTGGGAGGTGGTTTCACCATCGCCTTTATCCTGGGCCAGGCGCTGGCCTGGTGGCAGCTGCAAGCCAGGGGGATCTACCTCTCCGCCAACCCGGCCAATGCTTTCTTCTTCTTGCTGACCGCCCTGCACGTCCTGCACCTGCTGGGTGGCTTGTTTGCCTGGTCGCGCAGTTTGTTTCGCCTGCGCCGGGGCGCTACACCGCGACAAATGCTGGCCAGCGTCGAGCTGTGCGCGTTGTACTGGCATTTCCTGCTGGTGGTGTGGGGGATTCTCTTCGCACTGCTGTTGACCACTTGA
- a CDS encoding cytochrome c oxidase subunit I — protein MSEHGQHSVPHAQAGEFDNVELVHPKTFIGKYVWSQDAKVIAIQYGLTAIAIGLVALVLSILMRLQLGFPNTFSLIDPSSYLQYVTMHGMIMVVYLLTALFLGAFGNYLIPLMCGARDMAFPYLNMLSYWFYLAAVLILVASFFVPGGATGAGWTLYPPQAISPGTPGIHGGMLLMLASLGVFIAGFTMGGLNYVVTVLQARTRGMTLMRLPLTIWGIFMATVMALLAFPALLVSILMMLCDMLLGTSFFMPEMLNLGEQSTHAGGSPLLYQHLFWFFGHPEVYIVALPAFGIVSDILATHARKNIFGYRMMVWAIILIGVLSFVVWAHHMFISGMNPYFGFLFATTTLIIAVPTAIKVYNWVLTLWRGNIRLTVPMLFAIGFIFTFVNGGLSGLFLGNVTVDVPLADTYFVVGHFHMVMAVAPVLVVFGAIYHWYPKITGRMLDDFLGKIHFWVTFLGTYAIFYPMHFMGFAGVPRRYYGYGETSYIPDSIQTLNAFMSVAAIVVALVQLVFFYNLVRSYFRGREAGPNPWRATTLEWQTEHTPPRHGNFGAELPVVYRWAYDYGVPGAKHDFIPQNMAPDEVEMADPVDREIAQGRLPS, from the coding sequence ATGTCGGAGCACGGTCAGCACAGCGTACCGCATGCCCAGGCGGGCGAATTCGACAATGTGGAGCTGGTTCACCCCAAGACCTTCATCGGCAAGTACGTGTGGAGCCAGGATGCCAAGGTAATCGCCATCCAATATGGACTGACCGCCATTGCCATCGGGCTGGTGGCGCTGGTGCTGTCGATCCTGATGCGCTTGCAGTTGGGCTTTCCGAACACCTTCTCGCTGATCGACCCATCCAGCTATCTGCAGTACGTGACCATGCACGGCATGATCATGGTGGTCTATCTCCTCACCGCACTGTTCCTGGGCGCCTTTGGCAACTACCTGATCCCCTTGATGTGTGGCGCACGGGACATGGCGTTTCCCTACCTCAACATGCTGAGCTACTGGTTCTACCTGGCGGCAGTCCTGATCCTGGTCGCGAGTTTCTTCGTGCCCGGTGGGGCGACGGGCGCCGGCTGGACGCTGTACCCGCCCCAGGCGATCAGCCCCGGTACTCCGGGAATCCACGGCGGCATGTTGCTGATGCTCGCTTCGCTAGGGGTATTCATCGCCGGTTTCACCATGGGTGGGCTCAACTATGTGGTCACGGTGCTTCAGGCACGCACCCGTGGCATGACGCTGATGCGTCTGCCGCTGACCATCTGGGGGATTTTCATGGCCACGGTGATGGCGCTACTGGCCTTTCCAGCGCTGCTGGTGTCGATCCTGATGATGCTCTGCGACATGTTGCTGGGCACCAGTTTCTTCATGCCGGAAATGCTCAACCTCGGTGAGCAGTCGACCCACGCGGGGGGAAGTCCCTTGCTTTACCAGCACCTGTTCTGGTTCTTCGGGCACCCGGAAGTCTATATCGTCGCGCTGCCGGCCTTCGGCATTGTCTCCGACATTCTCGCCACCCATGCCCGCAAGAACATCTTCGGCTATCGCATGATGGTCTGGGCGATCATTCTCATCGGCGTGCTCAGCTTCGTGGTTTGGGCTCACCATATGTTCATCAGCGGCATGAATCCCTACTTCGGCTTCCTGTTCGCCACCACCACCTTGATCATCGCCGTGCCCACGGCAATCAAGGTCTACAATTGGGTGCTCACGCTGTGGCGTGGCAATATCCGCCTGACCGTGCCCATGCTGTTTGCCATCGGCTTCATCTTTACCTTCGTCAATGGCGGGCTCAGTGGCCTGTTCCTGGGCAACGTCACCGTCGACGTGCCGCTGGCGGATACCTACTTCGTGGTCGGCCACTTCCACATGGTAATGGCGGTGGCGCCAGTACTGGTGGTGTTCGGCGCGATCTATCACTGGTATCCCAAGATCACCGGGCGCATGCTCGACGACTTCCTGGGCAAGATCCACTTCTGGGTCACGTTCCTGGGCACTTACGCGATCTTCTATCCGATGCACTTCATGGGGTTCGCTGGCGTGCCGCGCCGCTACTACGGCTATGGCGAGACCAGCTACATTCCCGATTCGATCCAGACCCTCAATGCCTTCATGAGCGTGGCGGCTATCGTCGTGGCGCTGGTGCAACTGGTGTTCTTCTACAACCTGGTGCGCAGCTACTTCCGTGGCCGCGAGGCGGGGCCCAATCCCTGGCGGGCGACCACCCTCGAGTGGCAGACGGAGCACACCCCGCCTCGCCACGGCAACTTCGGTGCCGAGTTGCCGGTGGTCTATCGCTGGGCCTACGACTATGGGGTTCCTGGCGCCAAGCATGACTTCATTCCCCAGAACATGGCGCCCGACGAGGTCGAGATGGCCGATCCGGTGGACCGGGAGATTGCGCAAGGGAGGCTGCCGTCATGA
- a CDS encoding BCCT family transporter: MSIPIKKSLNRSVFIPAFAIILLAVTIGLANNELLVSVARQLFYLSLSDFGWLYQLLAVAALSVTAYIFFSKAGNIRLGGENAKPTFSMATTFAMALTGGIATGVVTYSVNEPIIYLGNVYGEIGNQAFEPSSAKAAIFALARSFHNWSFIPYAMYSIVGLMIGYMHFNRQQRFSISSTLLPILGNTERKPLVRAVVDIISILAIALGLASSLGAGLALISSGLEVEYGIASNPTTWLILTLIISAIFITSAVSGLKRGIRFLSSINAYIFYAFVVILLIIGPLNYILSLSVTSLGYWLDNFFLWSFDTKESGGEALVTWWTMYDWSIWIAYAPLMGLFLARISYGRTLREFLVINWILPSAFGIIWFAIWGGSAIKWQMDGTLDLIGVVTDSGAVSGLWGFLQHLPLSALLIPLAILTLIISFSTAADSMSSTIATICTKNMTADEEAPRKQKILWGLSIGVIAYIMVAFGGGAQGVDGIKFLAAAGGFTVLFLFALIVAAAVKTFIMRGAHEQYQPDALGQLAETARE; this comes from the coding sequence ATGTCAATTCCAATCAAGAAAAGTCTGAACCGAAGCGTATTCATTCCAGCCTTTGCCATCATCTTGCTGGCTGTCACCATTGGTCTTGCTAATAACGAGCTGCTAGTCAGCGTTGCCAGACAGCTGTTCTACCTATCCCTCTCCGATTTCGGCTGGCTCTACCAATTGTTAGCTGTGGCGGCGCTGAGCGTTACTGCCTACATATTCTTCTCCAAGGCCGGCAACATTCGGCTAGGTGGAGAGAACGCCAAGCCGACATTTTCAATGGCAACGACATTCGCCATGGCACTTACCGGCGGCATCGCCACGGGCGTAGTGACCTACTCGGTCAACGAGCCGATCATCTACCTTGGCAACGTCTATGGCGAAATCGGCAATCAAGCCTTCGAGCCCAGCAGTGCCAAAGCCGCGATATTTGCGTTGGCCAGAAGCTTTCACAATTGGAGTTTCATTCCCTATGCCATGTACTCCATCGTCGGCTTGATGATCGGCTACATGCATTTCAATCGACAACAGCGCTTTTCGATCTCGTCGACACTGTTACCCATTCTTGGCAATACCGAACGCAAGCCCTTGGTTCGCGCGGTGGTCGATATCATCTCGATACTGGCTATCGCTCTGGGGCTCGCCTCGTCGCTGGGTGCCGGCCTGGCCCTGATCAGCTCCGGTCTCGAGGTCGAATACGGCATCGCGTCGAACCCCACCACCTGGCTGATCCTTACGTTGATCATTTCCGCCATCTTCATTACCTCGGCGGTCTCCGGGCTCAAGCGCGGCATCCGATTCCTGTCGTCGATCAATGCCTACATCTTCTATGCTTTCGTTGTCATCCTGCTGATTATCGGCCCGCTGAATTACATCCTCAGTCTGTCGGTGACCAGCCTGGGTTATTGGCTCGACAACTTTTTCCTGTGGTCGTTCGACACAAAGGAGTCGGGAGGCGAGGCTCTGGTAACTTGGTGGACCATGTACGACTGGTCGATCTGGATCGCCTATGCACCGCTGATGGGGCTGTTCCTGGCACGCATCTCCTACGGTAGGACACTGCGCGAATTCCTCGTCATCAATTGGATTCTGCCTTCGGCGTTCGGCATCATCTGGTTCGCCATCTGGGGAGGATCGGCCATCAAGTGGCAAATGGACGGAACCCTGGACCTGATCGGAGTAGTTACCGATAGCGGCGCGGTATCGGGGCTATGGGGCTTTCTACAACACCTGCCGCTGTCCGCCCTGCTGATCCCGCTAGCCATCCTGACCTTGATCATCTCCTTCTCCACCGCCGCGGACTCGATGTCATCGACCATCGCTACCATCTGCACCAAGAACATGACGGCGGATGAAGAGGCGCCCCGCAAGCAGAAGATACTCTGGGGTCTCTCGATCGGCGTCATCGCCTACATCATGGTGGCCTTCGGCGGCGGCGCCCAGGGTGTGGATGGCATTAAGTTCCTGGCCGCAGCAGGAGGATTCACCGTGCTGTTCCTGTTTGCGCTGATCGTGGCTGCGGCAGTAAAAACTTTCATTATGCGAGGGGCTCATGAACAGTATCAGCCAGACGCACTGGGCCAATTGGCGGAAACTGCCCGTGAATGA
- a CDS encoding DUF1269 domain-containing protein, translating to MQRLYFLTPDLNTTINIAHELTDLGLSKKEVHVTGREWLKLEENGVNSASLLQTSDVAHAAVRGLLFGFPLGCVLGVVVYYVLGEDFTTAGIATLIIAMGIFGGLFGVWTSTMVGVSVHDVKVDKYEEEIEHGAYLMMVDVPTSVSR from the coding sequence ATGCAGCGCCTCTATTTTCTTACCCCTGACCTGAATACCACTATCAATATCGCCCATGAACTGACCGACCTGGGGTTATCCAAGAAGGAAGTTCATGTGACTGGCCGTGAGTGGCTGAAACTCGAGGAGAACGGCGTTAACAGCGCCTCCCTGCTCCAGACTTCAGATGTGGCACATGCCGCGGTGCGTGGCCTGTTGTTCGGCTTTCCTCTGGGGTGTGTGCTCGGGGTAGTGGTCTACTACGTGCTGGGCGAAGACTTCACCACCGCCGGTATCGCCACCTTGATCATCGCAATGGGCATCTTTGGCGGCCTGTTCGGTGTCTGGACGAGCACCATGGTGGGAGTGTCGGTGCACGACGTGAAGGTCGACAAGTACGAGGAAGAGATCGAGCACGGTGCTTATCTGATGATGGTGGACGTCCCAACGAGCGTGAGTCGATGA
- a CDS encoding c-type cytochrome yields MAIAVAVIALAMGSVLFFFFSPWYLTPLASNWGTIDDTITITLWVTGAVFLAVNLFLAYVVVRYRFNRRRRSQYDPENKRLELWLTGLTTLGIAGLLAPGLLVWGSFVSPPEDAHEVEVVGQQWHWSFRFPGEDGRFGTVHNRLIDEHNPFGMADDPAGQDDILITTPHLVLPVDRPVKMVLRSKDVLHNFKVANFRAKMDMVPGQTSYFWFTPTVLGEYQIVCAQLCGIAHFAMRGRIEVVEQEAFDAWLSERTTHAELAQLSPGDPEAGSEFYASCAACHGPEGQGNQALNAPKIAGLDPWYLERQLGLFRSGARGSHEDDTHGQQMRPFATMLPDRQAIADVAAYIGSLPDQPVQASLAGGDPERGARRYRTCANCHGEQGQGIRATNGPRLAGLSDWYLERQLQNFRQGVRGRHREDPYGNQMVEMAQVLVDDRAVSDVVAYIMTLPQPRVEMAAANPGGVEE; encoded by the coding sequence ATGGCTATTGCGGTTGCGGTCATCGCGCTGGCGATGGGGTCGGTACTGTTCTTCTTCTTCAGCCCTTGGTACCTCACGCCGCTGGCCTCCAACTGGGGGACTATCGACGATACCATTACGATCACGCTGTGGGTGACAGGGGCGGTATTCCTGGCCGTCAACCTGTTCCTGGCCTATGTGGTCGTCCGCTATCGATTCAACAGGCGGCGGCGCTCCCAGTACGACCCCGAGAACAAGCGGCTCGAGTTGTGGCTGACCGGCCTGACCACGCTGGGAATCGCTGGCCTGCTAGCTCCCGGACTGCTTGTCTGGGGCTCTTTCGTTTCACCCCCGGAAGATGCCCATGAGGTCGAGGTGGTAGGGCAGCAGTGGCATTGGAGTTTTCGTTTTCCCGGCGAGGATGGCCGATTCGGGACGGTCCACAATCGCCTCATCGACGAGCATAACCCTTTCGGCATGGCCGACGATCCCGCCGGTCAGGACGACATCCTGATCACGACGCCGCATCTCGTCCTGCCTGTCGATCGCCCGGTCAAGATGGTGCTGCGATCCAAGGATGTGCTGCACAACTTCAAGGTGGCCAACTTCCGCGCCAAGATGGATATGGTGCCGGGGCAGACTTCCTACTTCTGGTTCACGCCCACTGTGCTTGGCGAGTATCAGATCGTCTGCGCCCAGCTTTGCGGTATTGCTCATTTCGCCATGCGCGGGCGCATCGAGGTCGTCGAACAGGAGGCCTTCGATGCCTGGCTGAGCGAACGCACTACCCATGCCGAACTTGCCCAGCTGTCACCCGGCGACCCTGAGGCGGGAAGTGAGTTTTATGCCAGCTGTGCCGCCTGTCATGGCCCGGAGGGGCAGGGCAACCAGGCTCTCAATGCGCCGAAGATCGCCGGATTGGATCCCTGGTATCTCGAGCGCCAGCTCGGGCTGTTCCGCTCCGGCGCCCGCGGCAGCCACGAGGACGATACTCATGGCCAGCAAATGCGGCCGTTCGCCACCATGCTGCCCGACCGTCAGGCGATCGCCGACGTGGCGGCCTATATAGGGTCTCTGCCCGACCAGCCCGTTCAGGCCAGCCTTGCCGGTGGCGATCCCGAGCGGGGCGCGCGGCGCTACCGCACCTGCGCCAACTGTCATGGCGAGCAGGGGCAGGGCATACGCGCTACCAATGGGCCACGCCTGGCGGGCCTATCGGACTGGTATCTGGAGCGGCAGCTGCAGAATTTCCGCCAGGGGGTGCGCGGGCGACACCGCGAGGACCCTTATGGCAACCAGATGGTCGAGATGGCCCAGGTGCTGGTCGACGACCGGGCAGTCAGCGACGTGGTGGCATACATCATGACCCTGCCGCAGCCCAGGGTGGAAATGGCGGCAGCGAACCCAGGCGGCGTGGAGGAGTGA
- the hutG gene encoding formimidoylglutamase has product MVKTSTDPHLADPAIDMSIWAGREDPEPDSLRWHQVMTPLKRGASTGIALLGFACDAGVARNQGRIGAAEGPRAIRRALAPLAWHRTAPVFDAGDVNCHGNDDLEAAQQRLAERVATLLAASHLPLILGGGHEVAFGSWSGLARHLKAQGEARPRVGIINLDAHFDLRDPGRTASSGTPFAQIAAECHARGWPFRYACLGVSRASNTRALFARARELGVLVREDREFTAQHLDAIVRDLQRFMAHCDHLYLTVDLDVLPAAEAPGVSAPAARGVSLALLEPLLEAVRDSGKLRLADIAELNPGFDIDTRTARAAARLIHQLTLDS; this is encoded by the coding sequence ATGGTCAAGACCAGCACTGATCCACATCTGGCCGATCCGGCCATCGACATGTCCATCTGGGCCGGACGCGAGGACCCGGAACCCGACAGCCTGCGCTGGCACCAAGTGATGACTCCGCTGAAGCGGGGCGCCAGCACGGGCATCGCCCTGCTCGGCTTCGCCTGCGACGCCGGAGTGGCACGCAATCAGGGTCGTATCGGCGCTGCCGAAGGGCCGCGTGCCATTCGCCGCGCGCTGGCCCCACTGGCCTGGCATCGGACCGCCCCCGTCTTTGATGCCGGCGACGTGAACTGCCATGGCAACGACGATCTCGAAGCGGCGCAGCAGCGCCTGGCCGAACGGGTCGCCACCCTGCTGGCGGCGTCGCACCTGCCGCTGATTCTCGGCGGCGGTCATGAAGTCGCCTTCGGCAGTTGGTCGGGCCTGGCCCGCCATCTCAAGGCTCAGGGCGAGGCGCGGCCACGCGTCGGCATCATCAACCTCGACGCCCATTTCGACCTGCGCGACCCGGGCCGGACGGCCTCCTCCGGCACGCCCTTCGCCCAGATCGCCGCCGAGTGCCACGCCCGCGGCTGGCCGTTCCGCTACGCCTGCCTGGGGGTCAGCCGAGCCAGCAATACCCGGGCCCTGTTCGCCCGCGCTCGCGAACTCGGCGTGCTGGTACGTGAAGACCGCGAGTTCACGGCGCAGCACCTGGACGCCATCGTTCGCGACTTGCAGCGCTTCATGGCGCACTGCGACCACCTCTACCTGACGGTCGACCTCGACGTCCTGCCGGCCGCCGAGGCGCCTGGCGTCAGCGCGCCCGCCGCCCGTGGCGTATCGCTGGCGCTGCTCGAGCCGCTGCTCGAAGCGGTGCGCGACAGCGGCAAGCTGCGCCTGGCCGACATCGCCGAGCTCAACCCCGGTTTCGACATCGACACCCGCACCGCCCGCGCGGCGGCGCGCCTGATCCACCAGCTCACGCTGGATAGCTGA